From a single Clostridium isatidis genomic region:
- a CDS encoding purine-nucleoside phosphorylase — translation MDLTSKIKTAADFILEKSKYKPEIGLILGSGLGSLADSIENPEFYDYKDLPHFPVSTVEGHAGRLVIGMLNGKCVVAMQGRFHYYEGYHFNEVTFPVRVMKLIGVETLIVTNACGAVNESFKPGDLMIITDQINFSGDNPLIGRNLNEFGPRFPDLSNAYTKELIEKTKEIANNLKINIKTGVYMMFSGPTYETPAEVRMARILGADAVGMSTVPEVIVAAHSGMKVLGISCLTNMAAGILDQPLNHEEVVETSARVKETFTKLINKVIEEL, via the coding sequence ATGGACTTAACAAGTAAGATTAAAACCGCTGCAGATTTTATATTAGAGAAATCTAAATATAAACCTGAAATTGGGCTAATATTAGGCTCTGGATTAGGTTCACTTGCAGATTCAATTGAAAACCCTGAATTCTACGATTATAAAGACTTACCTCACTTTCCTGTTTCTACAGTTGAAGGTCATGCTGGAAGACTTGTTATTGGTATGTTAAATGGTAAATGTGTTGTAGCAATGCAAGGAAGATTCCATTACTACGAAGGTTACCATTTTAACGAAGTTACTTTCCCTGTTAGAGTTATGAAATTAATTGGAGTAGAAACCCTTATTGTAACTAATGCTTGTGGCGCTGTTAATGAAAGCTTTAAACCTGGAGATTTAATGATAATAACTGATCAAATTAACTTCTCGGGAGACAATCCTTTAATAGGAAGAAATTTAAATGAATTCGGACCTAGATTCCCTGATTTATCTAATGCTTATACAAAAGAATTAATTGAAAAAACAAAAGAAATCGCTAACAATTTAAAAATTAATATTAAAACTGGAGTTTATATGATGTTTAGTGGTCCAACATATGAAACACCTGCTGAAGTAAGAATGGCTAGAATTCTCGGTGCTGATGCCGTTGGTATGTCAACGGTTCCAGAAGTAATAGTGGCTGCTCATTCTGGAATGAAAGTTTTAGGAATTTCATGTTTAACTAATATGGCTGCAGGAATCCTAGACCAACCTTTAAATCATGAAGAAGTTGTTGAAACTTCAGCAAGAGTTAAAGAAACCTTCACTAAGCTTATAAATAAAGTTATTGAAGAACTTTAA
- a CDS encoding PTS sugar transporter subunit IIA: MTLKLLERGYINASYCKTVLEHELVSTTSIGSGVALPHGDPNNILMSSISFLTLENPII, encoded by the coding sequence ATGACATTAAAGTTGTTAGAAAGGGGATATATTAATGCTTCTTATTGTAAAACAGTTTTAGAACATGAGTTAGTTTCAACTACCAGTATAGGTAGTGGTGTTGCCCTTCCCCATGGGGATCCAAATAATATATTAATGTCTTCTATAAGTTTTTTAACGTTGGAAAATCCTATAATATGA